A part of Nocardioides sp. WS12 genomic DNA contains:
- the scpA gene encoding methylmalonyl-CoA mutase — protein MSIPKSFGDQPLASTGATAGANGTPGIDPWRSPEGIDIKPFYGPDDLAGLDALDTWPGLSPFLRGPYPTMYTTQPWTVRQYAGFSTAEESNAFYRRNLAAGQKGLSVAFDLATHRGYDSDHPRVRGDVGMAGVAIDSIYDTRTLFEGIPLDQMSVSMTMNGAVLPVLALYIAAAEEQGVKPEQLSGTIQNDILKEFMVRNTYIYPPAPSMRIISDIFAFTSQRMPRYNSISISGYHMQEAGATADLELAYTLADGVEYIRAGLESGLTIDEFAPRLSFFWAIGMNFYMEIAKMRAARALWSRLVREFNPQNAKSLSLRTHSQTSGWSLTAQDVFNNVGRTAIEAMAATQGHTQSLHTNALDEAIALPTDFSARIARNTQLLLQQESGTTQTIDPWAGSYYVEKLTHDLAERAWAHIQEAEAAGGMAAAIEQGIPKMRIEEAAARTQARIDSGAQKVIGVNTFRLAVEDKLDVLKVDNDDVYRQQIAKLERLRAERNSQDVEDALHALTRSADSGDGNLLELAVAAARNKATVGEISDALEKTYGRHQAVIRTISGVYRDEADLANDGAGDSLVAQTRAATDEFAEAEGRRPRILVAKMGQDGHDRGQKVIVSAFADMGFDVDVGPLFSTPEEVAQQAIDADVHIVGVSSLAAGHLTLLPALKTALAEQGRDDIMVVIGGVIPPDDVPTLKEMGAAAVFLPGTVIAESALDLLAKLRADLDH, from the coding sequence ATGAGCATCCCCAAGAGTTTCGGAGACCAGCCGCTCGCGTCGACCGGTGCGACCGCCGGTGCGAACGGCACCCCCGGGATCGACCCGTGGCGCAGCCCCGAGGGCATCGACATCAAGCCGTTCTACGGCCCCGATGACCTCGCCGGCCTCGACGCCCTGGACACCTGGCCGGGCCTCAGCCCGTTCCTGCGTGGCCCGTACCCGACGATGTACACCACGCAGCCGTGGACGGTCCGGCAGTACGCCGGCTTCTCGACTGCCGAGGAGTCCAACGCCTTCTACCGCCGCAACCTCGCGGCCGGCCAGAAGGGCCTGTCGGTCGCCTTCGACCTCGCGACCCACCGTGGCTACGACTCCGACCACCCGCGCGTGCGCGGCGACGTCGGCATGGCCGGTGTGGCGATCGACTCGATCTACGACACCCGCACGCTCTTCGAAGGCATCCCGCTGGACCAGATGAGCGTCTCGATGACGATGAACGGTGCGGTGCTCCCGGTGCTCGCGCTCTACATCGCCGCGGCCGAGGAGCAGGGGGTGAAGCCGGAGCAGCTCTCGGGGACCATCCAGAACGACATCCTCAAGGAGTTCATGGTCCGCAACACCTACATCTACCCGCCGGCTCCGTCGATGCGGATCATCTCCGACATCTTCGCGTTCACCAGCCAGCGGATGCCGCGGTACAACTCGATCTCGATCTCCGGCTATCACATGCAGGAGGCCGGGGCGACCGCTGACCTCGAGCTCGCCTACACGCTGGCCGACGGTGTCGAGTACATCCGCGCCGGCCTCGAGTCGGGCCTCACCATCGACGAATTCGCGCCGCGGCTGTCCTTCTTCTGGGCAATCGGCATGAACTTCTACATGGAGATCGCCAAGATGCGTGCGGCCCGCGCACTGTGGAGCCGGCTCGTGCGCGAGTTCAACCCGCAGAACGCGAAGTCGCTGTCGCTGCGCACCCACTCGCAGACCTCGGGCTGGTCGCTCACCGCGCAGGACGTGTTCAACAACGTCGGTCGTACGGCGATCGAGGCGATGGCCGCGACGCAGGGTCACACCCAGTCGCTGCACACCAACGCCCTCGACGAGGCGATCGCGCTGCCGACGGACTTCTCCGCCCGCATCGCTCGCAACACCCAGCTGCTGCTGCAGCAGGAGAGCGGCACGACGCAGACGATCGACCCGTGGGCCGGTTCCTACTACGTCGAGAAGCTCACCCACGACCTCGCCGAGCGCGCCTGGGCGCACATCCAGGAGGCCGAGGCCGCCGGTGGCATGGCCGCCGCGATCGAGCAGGGCATCCCGAAGATGCGCATCGAGGAGGCTGCCGCCCGCACCCAGGCGCGGATCGACTCCGGCGCGCAGAAGGTCATCGGCGTCAACACGTTCCGCCTGGCCGTCGAGGACAAGCTCGATGTCCTCAAGGTCGACAACGACGACGTCTACCGCCAGCAGATCGCCAAGCTCGAGCGCCTCCGCGCCGAGCGCAACAGCCAGGACGTCGAGGACGCCCTGCACGCGCTGACGCGCAGCGCCGACAGCGGCGACGGCAACCTGCTCGAGCTCGCTGTTGCTGCGGCCCGCAACAAGGCCACCGTTGGCGAGATCTCCGACGCGCTCGAGAAGACCTACGGTCGCCACCAGGCCGTGATCCGTACGATCAGCGGCGTGTACCGCGACGAAGCCGACCTGGCCAACGACGGCGCCGGCGACTCACTGGTCGCGCAGACCCGCGCCGCCACCGACGAGTTCGCCGAGGCCGAGGGCCGCCGCCCCCGCATCCTCGTCGCGAAGATGGGCCAGGACGGCCACGACCGTGGTCAGAAGGTCATCGTCTCGGCCTTTGCCGACATGGGCTTCGACGTCGACGTGGGTCCGCTGTTCTCCACGCCCGAGGAGGTTGCGCAGCAGGCGATCGACGCCGACGTCCACATCGTCGGTGTCTCCTCGCTGGCCGCGGGCCACCTCACCCTGCTCCCGGCGCTGAAGACCGCGCTGGCCGAGCAGGGCCGTGACGACATCATGGTCGTCATCGGTGGCGTGATCCCGCCCGACGACGTACCGACGCTGAAGGAGATGGGCGCTGCGGCGGTCTTCCTCCCCGGCACGGTGATCGCGGAGTCGGCGCTGGACCTGCTGGCGAAGCTGCGCGCCGACCTGGACCACTGA
- a CDS encoding methylmalonyl-CoA mutase family protein, producing MTETPLPLAQPEDVHTRADWEAATAAVLRKTRKLSDADPDTAVWDKLTRKTLDGIGITPIGTPADLEGVQTSGRPTRAGAWDIRARIAGPDAKSLNEQALVDLDGGVTSLWVQAGPETDLTALLNEVLLDLAPVVLDPTGDPVAVATAFLDAFETSSYTNLHPDTNLGVDPISASLRVSTGSTNERADFDQLVAVAKLAIDRGIRGVVVDATAAHDLGASDVQELGFSIFVATTYLRVLAEAGIEPAVAADLIEFRYAATDEQFPTIAKLRAARRLWARVLELSGVSTGSTTGVEQRQHAVTSRPMLTKYDPYVNMLRTTVAAFAAGVGGADAVTVLPFETPVGQPDLFGRRIARNVSHLLIDESHVAKVADPAGGAFAVEKLTDDLAVAAWAELGLLETDGLDAFRVRIEDVVARREAEIVTRKRPITGLTEFPNLAEVLPERAPSEDGASVRRYGASFEALRDAPAASPVFLATLGTVAQHTARATFVSNLLAAGGIAVDVAGPTAGVEEVVAAFGKQAVVCLAGTDDAYAEWGSAAAAALREAGAVHVIIAGKATDWADDSAAMGVDALAFLNRTREKLA from the coding sequence GTGACTGAAACGCCCCTGCCGTTGGCGCAGCCCGAGGACGTGCACACGCGCGCCGATTGGGAGGCTGCCACCGCTGCCGTTCTCCGCAAGACCCGCAAGCTCAGCGACGCGGATCCCGACACTGCGGTGTGGGACAAGCTGACCCGGAAGACGCTGGACGGCATTGGAATCACGCCGATCGGAACGCCGGCCGACCTCGAGGGTGTGCAGACCAGTGGGCGCCCGACGCGTGCCGGCGCGTGGGACATCCGCGCCCGGATCGCCGGTCCCGACGCGAAGTCGCTCAACGAGCAGGCACTCGTCGACCTCGACGGCGGTGTCACCTCCCTGTGGGTGCAGGCCGGCCCCGAGACCGACCTCACGGCGCTGCTCAACGAGGTGCTGCTCGACCTCGCCCCCGTCGTGCTGGACCCGACCGGTGACCCCGTTGCCGTTGCGACCGCCTTCCTCGACGCGTTCGAGACCAGCAGCTACACGAATCTGCACCCCGACACGAACCTCGGCGTCGACCCGATCAGCGCCTCGCTGCGGGTCTCGACAGGCTCGACCAACGAGCGGGCCGACTTCGACCAGCTCGTCGCCGTCGCGAAGCTGGCGATCGATCGCGGCATCCGCGGGGTCGTCGTCGACGCCACTGCCGCCCACGACCTCGGCGCCAGCGACGTGCAGGAACTCGGCTTCAGCATCTTCGTCGCCACCACCTACCTTCGGGTCCTGGCCGAGGCCGGCATCGAGCCCGCTGTCGCCGCGGACCTGATCGAGTTCCGCTACGCCGCGACCGACGAGCAGTTCCCGACCATCGCCAAGCTGCGGGCCGCGCGCCGGCTCTGGGCGCGGGTGCTCGAACTGTCCGGGGTCTCGACAGGCTCGACCACCGGGGTGGAGCAGCGCCAGCACGCCGTCACCAGCCGGCCGATGCTCACCAAGTACGACCCCTACGTGAACATGCTCCGCACCACCGTCGCCGCCTTCGCGGCCGGTGTCGGCGGCGCGGACGCCGTGACGGTCCTGCCGTTCGAGACGCCGGTCGGCCAGCCCGACCTGTTCGGTCGCCGGATCGCCCGCAACGTGTCGCACCTGCTCATCGACGAGTCGCACGTCGCCAAGGTCGCCGACCCCGCCGGTGGTGCCTTCGCCGTCGAGAAGTTGACCGACGACCTCGCCGTCGCGGCCTGGGCCGAGCTCGGCCTCCTCGAGACGGACGGCCTCGACGCCTTCCGGGTGCGGATCGAGGACGTCGTCGCCCGCCGTGAAGCCGAGATCGTCACGCGCAAGCGCCCGATCACCGGCCTGACCGAGTTCCCGAACCTCGCCGAGGTCCTGCCGGAGCGTGCCCCGTCCGAGGACGGTGCGTCGGTTCGCCGGTACGGCGCCTCCTTCGAGGCCCTGCGCGACGCGCCCGCCGCGAGCCCGGTCTTCCTGGCCACGCTCGGCACGGTCGCGCAGCACACCGCCCGCGCCACCTTCGTCAGCAACCTGCTGGCCGCCGGTGGAATCGCGGTCGACGTTGCCGGACCGACCGCAGGTGTCGAGGAGGTCGTGGCCGCATTCGGGAAGCAGGCGGTCGTGTGCCTCGCCGGCACCGACGACGCCTACGCCGAGTGGGGCAGCGCAGCCGCTGCCGCGCTGCGCGAGGCGGGCGCCGTACACGTGATCATCGCCGGGAAGGCGACCGACTGGGCTGACGACAGCGCAGCGATGGGCGTCGACGCCCTGGCCTTCCTGAACCGCACGAGGGAGAAGTTGGCATGA
- a CDS encoding glycosyltransferase has product MKIVLATETFYPAVDSTTTTLKATADRLIDQGHTVRIIAPGPGLASYRGCDVVRVRPLEPTGAQIRDTIDTFGPDLVQVHSPRAIGRKALKHAARAGVPTLAVEQSPVLDLAADYWRAKVAERADQVLVTSPWMVERAAELGIEAQLWLPGVDPAAFTPALRDQWLHGSWSKAKSKEGRRVVVGYVGGLHKAAGVRRLVDLAAVPGIRLVVIGGGPEREWLARRLPDARFTGPLGVGDLTVAVPTLDLLVHPGEHETDCHALREAASAGVPVVAPRAGGARHVVSHLETGVLYNASDARDFARAVTAVAADPHRGLLGTAAREVAGRRTWTDAVDELIGSFYPAPLPVA; this is encoded by the coding sequence ATGAAGATCGTCCTTGCGACCGAGACCTTCTACCCCGCGGTCGACAGCACCACCACGACACTCAAGGCCACGGCCGACCGTCTCATCGACCAGGGCCACACGGTCCGGATCATTGCCCCGGGCCCCGGCCTGGCGAGCTACCGCGGCTGCGACGTCGTCCGCGTGCGCCCGCTCGAGCCCACCGGCGCGCAGATCCGCGACACCATCGACACGTTCGGGCCCGACCTGGTGCAGGTGCACTCGCCCCGCGCCATCGGCCGCAAGGCGCTCAAGCACGCGGCCCGCGCCGGTGTGCCGACCCTCGCCGTCGAACAGTCCCCCGTGCTCGACCTCGCTGCCGACTACTGGCGCGCCAAGGTCGCCGAGCGTGCGGACCAGGTCCTGGTGACGTCGCCGTGGATGGTCGAGCGCGCCGCCGAACTCGGCATCGAGGCGCAACTGTGGCTGCCCGGCGTCGACCCCGCCGCCTTCACCCCCGCGCTCCGCGACCAGTGGCTGCACGGGTCGTGGTCGAAGGCGAAGTCGAAGGAAGGGCGCCGCGTCGTCGTCGGCTACGTCGGAGGTCTCCACAAGGCTGCCGGAGTACGACGCCTCGTGGACCTCGCCGCGGTTCCCGGCATCCGCCTCGTCGTGATCGGCGGCGGCCCCGAGCGCGAGTGGCTGGCCCGCCGCCTGCCGGATGCCCGCTTCACCGGGCCGCTGGGAGTCGGCGACCTGACGGTGGCCGTGCCGACGCTGGACCTGCTGGTGCACCCCGGTGAGCACGAGACCGACTGCCACGCGTTGCGCGAAGCGGCCTCGGCGGGGGTGCCGGTCGTGGCTCCCCGTGCCGGCGGCGCCCGCCACGTGGTGTCCCACCTGGAGACGGGTGTCCTCTACAACGCCTCGGACGCCCGCGACTTCGCCCGGGCCGTCACGGCAGTCGCCGCCGACCCGCACCGCGGGCTGCTGGGTACCGCTGCGCGCGAGGTGGCGGGTCGTCGTACCTGGACCGATGCGGTGGACGAGCTGATCGGCTCCTTCTACCCGGCGCCCCTGCCCGTCGCCTGA
- a CDS encoding VWA domain-containing protein, with protein sequence MRAEKRVGRGATLGVVLLLIGAMAAFLLIRSDNSSDADACGDPSTVTVAAAPDIAPLVQKAVSALDGCATYAVRAVSSDQVVSTLVADKPDAPQLWIPDSAHWPAQVTAQGAQLTPLAEAVATTPVVLVGGPALDAPASWLAAFRSSRLTLQDPLSTGVGALSLAALRAEQAASGSSNEQIAQVLVPMAQRFSTTRLAPGADPFTSVSASSVGFVPATESAYVAAKRSNPMLTAVVPGTGTLLQSYPLLATTGATSEALEAGRELATYLTEGDGRSLVADHGLRSGDGTPQPGGAGLGKVATLPRPPATAVSADLRQWLVLSVPSSILVVMDVSGSMDFATPEGSRIDLAVEASRAALAAFQDNARIGLWAFSIDQGGKGTDHRELVPMRRLSAEVGSSTQRAALAGQVTRLPRLTTGGTGLYDTALAAYRSAVAAYDPAYFNSVVLLTDGANDDPDSLRLADLLTQLRSASNPAKPVRIIAVGISDDADMAALTKIAQATNGAAYPVQDPRDILAVLSQALLGR encoded by the coding sequence ATGCGCGCAGAGAAGCGAGTGGGACGGGGAGCGACCCTGGGGGTCGTCCTCTTGCTGATCGGTGCGATGGCCGCGTTCTTGCTGATCCGCTCGGACAACTCGTCCGACGCGGACGCCTGTGGCGACCCCTCAACGGTCACCGTGGCGGCCGCGCCGGACATCGCGCCGCTCGTCCAGAAGGCCGTGTCCGCCCTGGATGGCTGCGCGACGTACGCCGTGCGCGCGGTGAGCAGTGACCAGGTGGTCTCCACCCTGGTCGCCGACAAGCCCGACGCACCGCAGCTGTGGATTCCCGATTCCGCTCACTGGCCCGCTCAGGTGACGGCCCAGGGTGCGCAGTTGACGCCCCTCGCCGAGGCGGTCGCGACGACGCCCGTGGTGTTGGTTGGCGGCCCGGCGCTCGACGCCCCGGCCTCGTGGCTGGCCGCCTTCCGATCGAGCCGGCTCACCCTGCAGGACCCGCTGTCCACCGGCGTCGGCGCGCTCAGCCTCGCCGCCCTGCGCGCCGAGCAGGCCGCGAGCGGATCGTCGAACGAGCAGATCGCCCAGGTGCTGGTGCCGATGGCGCAGCGCTTCAGCACCACGCGGTTGGCGCCGGGCGCCGACCCGTTCACGTCGGTGAGCGCGAGCTCGGTCGGGTTCGTTCCGGCCACGGAGAGCGCGTACGTCGCCGCGAAGCGGAGCAACCCGATGCTGACCGCGGTGGTTCCCGGAACGGGCACCCTGCTCCAGTCCTATCCGCTGTTGGCCACGACCGGCGCCACGTCCGAGGCGCTCGAGGCAGGGCGTGAGCTCGCGACCTACCTCACCGAGGGCGATGGTCGGTCCCTGGTGGCCGACCATGGCCTGCGCTCCGGAGACGGTACGCCGCAGCCCGGTGGCGCCGGCCTGGGCAAGGTCGCCACGCTGCCCCGGCCCCCGGCGACGGCAGTCTCGGCGGACCTGAGGCAATGGCTGGTGTTGAGCGTTCCGTCGAGCATCCTCGTGGTGATGGACGTGTCCGGCTCGATGGACTTCGCAACTCCCGAGGGCTCGCGCATCGACCTGGCTGTGGAAGCTTCGCGCGCGGCTCTCGCCGCCTTCCAGGACAACGCGCGGATCGGCCTGTGGGCCTTCTCCATCGACCAGGGCGGAAAGGGCACCGACCACCGCGAACTGGTGCCGATGCGCCGGCTGTCCGCGGAGGTCGGGTCGAGCACCCAACGGGCTGCCCTGGCCGGCCAGGTCACCCGGCTGCCCCGCCTGACGACCGGCGGCACCGGCCTCTACGACACAGCGCTCGCGGCGTACCGGAGCGCGGTCGCGGCCTACGACCCGGCGTACTTCAACTCGGTGGTGCTCCTGACCGACGGCGCCAATGACGACCCGGACTCACTCCGCCTTGCCGACCTGTTGACCCAACTCAGGAGTGCATCCAATCCGGCCAAGCCCGTGCGCATCATCGCCGTCGGGATCTCCGATGACGCCGACATGGCGGCGCTGACCAAGATCGCCCAGGCCACGAACGGCGCTGCCTACCCCGTGCAGGACCCGCGCGACATCCTGGCGGTGCTGTCGCAGGCGCTGCTCGGTCGCTGA
- a CDS encoding dienelactone hydrolase family protein yields the protein MADYIALEVPDGEAEAYVTGTAGPGVLLYMDAIGLRPQIERMADRIASWGYVVLAPNVFWRDGSVEDLAPRSDLRVPENREAFMASGVMDRVRSISADVVCADAEEWIDALRGIGGAADGPIATTGYCFGGRLALRTAAHLPDDVAVVGMFHTGGIVTDAPDSPHLDLPGAATFVLAGHADADRSNSPEQIEAFDGALDAAGVPRRTAVYPGAVHGYTMADTAAYDESSAERHYDELREALDRALKSS from the coding sequence ATGGCGGACTACATCGCGCTCGAGGTGCCGGACGGCGAGGCCGAGGCGTATGTGACCGGGACGGCTGGTCCCGGGGTGCTGCTCTACATGGACGCGATCGGCCTGCGCCCACAGATCGAGCGGATGGCCGACCGGATCGCGTCGTGGGGCTACGTCGTGCTGGCACCCAACGTCTTCTGGCGGGACGGGAGCGTCGAGGACCTGGCTCCGCGATCCGATCTGCGGGTGCCGGAGAACCGTGAAGCCTTCATGGCATCGGGCGTGATGGACCGCGTGCGCAGCATCAGCGCCGACGTGGTGTGCGCCGACGCTGAGGAGTGGATCGACGCGCTCCGCGGCATCGGCGGCGCAGCGGACGGCCCGATCGCGACCACCGGCTACTGCTTCGGCGGGCGCCTCGCGCTGCGCACCGCGGCGCACCTGCCCGACGACGTCGCCGTGGTCGGCATGTTCCACACCGGCGGGATCGTGACCGACGCCCCCGACAGTCCGCATCTTGACCTGCCCGGTGCCGCGACCTTCGTCCTCGCCGGCCATGCCGATGCCGATCGGTCCAACAGCCCCGAACAGATCGAGGCGTTCGATGGGGCGCTGGATGCAGCGGGCGTCCCGCGCCGCACAGCGGTGTACCCCGGTGCTGTGCACGGCTACACGATGGCCGACACCGCCGCCTACGACGAGAGCAGCGCGGAGCGGCACTACGACGAACTCCGCGAGGCACTCGACCGGGCACTGAAGTCCTCATGA
- the meaB gene encoding methylmalonyl Co-A mutase-associated GTPase MeaB, with the protein MVVELVETLLEGIRSGSRAQMARAITLVESTAPRHREAARELLTRLAETPNSAATNPKSAMRVGISGVPGVGKSTFIEALGSQLTAAGHKVGVLAVDPSSVRTGGSVLGDKTRMNQLAADPNAFIRPSPSAGTLGGVARATTQSMAVLEAAGYDVVLVETVGVGQSEVTVAGMVDTFLFLTLARTGDQLQGIKKGILELADVIAVNKADGDREMEARGAARELAGALRLVRGHGEWAPPVVTCSGLTGDRVDEVWDQVQLHRDHLGVEGLARKRAEQQLEFTWALVRDELAQRLRHSKAVRAVQDDVRAAVLAGDLTAPLAADRLLAAYDTE; encoded by the coding sequence CTGGTGGTCGAGCTCGTCGAAACCCTCCTCGAGGGCATCCGTTCGGGAAGCCGTGCGCAGATGGCCCGCGCCATCACGCTGGTCGAGTCAACGGCGCCCCGGCACCGCGAGGCAGCGCGCGAACTGCTGACTCGACTGGCGGAAACCCCCAACTCGGCGGCGACAAACCCCAAGTCGGCGATGCGGGTGGGGATCTCCGGGGTCCCAGGGGTCGGCAAGTCCACGTTCATCGAGGCGCTCGGCAGTCAGCTGACGGCGGCAGGCCACAAGGTCGGCGTACTCGCGGTCGACCCGTCGAGCGTGCGGACCGGTGGTTCGGTCCTCGGCGACAAGACCCGGATGAACCAGCTGGCAGCAGATCCGAACGCGTTCATCCGCCCGTCACCGTCGGCGGGCACCCTGGGTGGGGTGGCGCGCGCGACCACGCAGTCGATGGCCGTCCTCGAGGCCGCCGGGTACGACGTCGTGCTGGTCGAGACCGTCGGCGTCGGTCAGTCCGAGGTGACCGTCGCAGGCATGGTGGACACGTTCCTGTTCCTGACGCTGGCCCGCACCGGCGACCAGTTGCAGGGCATCAAGAAGGGCATCCTGGAGCTCGCCGACGTGATCGCGGTCAACAAGGCCGACGGCGACCGCGAGATGGAAGCGCGTGGTGCCGCGCGCGAACTGGCCGGCGCGCTGCGCCTGGTGCGCGGACACGGGGAGTGGGCGCCGCCCGTCGTCACCTGCTCCGGCCTGACCGGCGACCGTGTCGACGAGGTCTGGGACCAGGTCCAGCTGCACCGCGACCACCTCGGTGTCGAGGGCCTGGCGCGCAAGCGGGCCGAGCAGCAACTCGAGTTCACCTGGGCACTGGTGCGCGATGAGCTCGCCCAGCGACTGCGCCACAGCAAGGCGGTCCGGGCGGTGCAGGACGACGTCCGCGCCGCCGTACTCGCCGGAGACCTGACCGCGCCCCTCGCGGCCGATCGGCTCCTTGCCGCCTACGACACGGAGTAG
- a CDS encoding DUF1345 domain-containing protein — MSGAPRVKRPPLVATAVPRLLGALLAGIVAGAVAAAADAEIGVLTGIAVTGAAYVAVGWLVLWPMDAETTKVNVTHEDLRPVPTELVVAGAALAGLAGIVMLMLSGGDHAGRGPAALALAGVFLAWASLHLMYATRYAHLYYGGTPGGIDFNADPPPDAPAFRDFFYFSYNLGMTYQVSDTAVTSSAIRAVVLRHCLFSYVFGAAIIATTINLVVGIVAS, encoded by the coding sequence ATGAGCGGGGCGCCTCGGGTCAAGCGGCCACCTCTCGTCGCCACCGCGGTGCCGCGGTTGCTGGGTGCGTTGCTGGCAGGGATCGTGGCCGGCGCTGTTGCGGCGGCTGCCGATGCGGAGATCGGCGTCCTGACCGGGATCGCCGTCACGGGCGCGGCGTACGTCGCGGTCGGCTGGCTGGTGCTTTGGCCAATGGACGCCGAGACGACCAAGGTCAATGTGACCCACGAAGACCTGCGACCGGTGCCCACCGAGCTCGTGGTCGCCGGTGCTGCGCTGGCCGGCCTCGCCGGCATCGTGATGCTGATGCTGTCCGGCGGTGACCACGCGGGCCGTGGCCCGGCCGCCCTGGCGCTGGCGGGTGTCTTCCTGGCGTGGGCGTCGCTGCACCTGATGTACGCGACCCGCTACGCCCACCTCTACTACGGCGGGACGCCCGGTGGCATCGACTTCAACGCCGACCCTCCGCCGGACGCGCCGGCCTTCCGCGACTTCTTCTACTTCAGCTACAACCTCGGGATGACCTACCAGGTCTCCGACACTGCGGTCACCAGTTCAGCGATCCGGGCCGTGGTGCTGAGGCACTGCCTGTTCTCGTACGTGTTCGGTGCCGCGATCATCGCGACGACGATCAACCTCGTGGTGGGGATCGTCGCGAGCTGA